A genomic region of Papaver somniferum cultivar HN1 chromosome 7, ASM357369v1, whole genome shotgun sequence contains the following coding sequences:
- the LOC113295258 gene encoding uncharacterized protein LOC113295258: protein MYLKLTERTMNHYNLGQPDSFWKSLWDLNVSQRIKIFIWEGLQDALSTNLKLSAFMEDLHSNCSFGCNTIESTEHFLFSCPFAKSVWAENPFPMTLNIHASTSFLEICKEWLGNKNTNISIEIILTKAWFIWKERCNKVFEQKQQSSTQLGIKIQRYLDYWYKDNLPRCLSTTHNTKKQVWLSPEKARLKININAAWKSMNFPAGFSLIARNDAGDFKTRKAGPLKATTPEEAEALGFCKVRNEQQRKDYQIFLWKATVKTFLIT from the coding sequence ATGTACTTAAAGCTCACTGAAAGAACAATGAACCATTACAACCTAGGACAACCTGACTCTTTTTGGAAAAGTTTATGGGATCTCAATGTCTCTCAAAGAATTAAAATCTTTATATGGGAAGGACTGCAAGATGCTCTTTCCACAAATCTGAAACTTTCGGCCTTCATGGAAGATCTCCATTCCAATTGCTCCTTTGGTTGCAATACAATAGAATCTACAGAGCATTTTCTTTTCTCTTGTCCTTTTGCTAAATCAGTATGGGCTGAAAATCCTTTCCCCATGACTCTTAATATACATGCTTCTACTTCATTTCTAGAAATATGCAAGGAATGGTTAGGCAACAAAAACACTAATATTTCGATAGAAATTATCTTGACAAAAgcttggttcatttggaaagaaagatgtaATAAGGTCTTTGAACAAAAACAACAATCTAGTACCCAATTAGGTATAAAAATTCAGAGATACTTGGATTACTGGTACAAGGATAATTTACCTAGATGTTTATCTACCACTCATAACACTAAAAAGCAAGTTTGGTTATCTCCTGAGAAAGCTCGGCTTAAAATTAATATAAATGCAGCTTGGAAATCCATGAATTTTCCAGCAGGTTTTTCTTTAATTGCAAGGAATGATGCAGGAGATTTCAAGACACGAAAAGCAGGACCTCTTAAAGCCACTACCCCTGAAGAAGCGGAAGCTTTAGGATTCTGCAAGGTGCGCAATGAGCAGCAGAGAAAGGATTATCAAATTTTTCTATGGAAGGCGACTGTAAAAACCTTTTTGATTACTTGA